From a single Deltaproteobacteria bacterium genomic region:
- a CDS encoding MFS transporter translates to MSNKVSSVITDNERIRNGMSLNHHLLPVLFLTFIFFLNFIARVILSPLAPVIEESLGLKHSQVGFFFFLITLGYFISLFGSGFIASRINHGRTIVLSTLSFGVVMFFISATGEVFWTGTGMFLLGLATGMYIPSGIATITDLVTPRQWGKALAIHEFAPSLAYMAAPLVVEILLRHVSWRGVMITVGVVALLAGTAFIRFGRGGETFGVRPDIGSVTSLLFDRSFLMLIALFGLGISSTIGIYSMLPTYLVSHFGMDRVGANTLVALSRISALILVLIAGWATDRFGAVRTIKSTLLLAGMLTVLLGITPRGWITLIVFLQPAFAVCFFPGAFALLSMIVPPEHRSLAVSLAIPAAFMFGAGILPMIIGILGDMGHFTHAFIAAGLCIASGAFLAPLIRNVNREG, encoded by the coding sequence ATGTCCAACAAAGTTTCATCGGTCATCACAGATAACGAACGTATCCGAAACGGGATGTCGTTGAACCACCACCTCCTGCCCGTTCTCTTTCTCACGTTCATTTTCTTTCTCAATTTCATCGCCCGTGTGATCCTCTCTCCCCTGGCCCCTGTCATTGAAGAAAGCCTGGGGCTGAAGCACAGTCAGGTTGGATTTTTCTTTTTCCTGATCACGCTCGGATACTTTATTTCTCTTTTCGGATCGGGATTCATCGCGTCACGAATAAACCATGGAAGAACTATCGTACTTTCAACCCTCTCCTTCGGGGTGGTCATGTTTTTCATTTCCGCCACCGGCGAGGTCTTCTGGACCGGTACAGGCATGTTTCTTCTTGGTCTTGCCACGGGAATGTACATACCCTCCGGAATCGCCACCATCACCGACCTAGTGACCCCCCGTCAGTGGGGAAAGGCTCTGGCGATCCATGAATTCGCGCCGAGCCTAGCCTATATGGCCGCCCCCCTTGTCGTTGAGATCCTCCTCAGACATGTCTCCTGGAGAGGTGTTATGATCACCGTCGGCGTCGTCGCCCTGCTTGCCGGAACCGCCTTCATCCGTTTCGGCCGCGGCGGAGAAACCTTCGGAGTACGGCCCGACATCGGCTCCGTTACGTCCCTGCTTTTCGACCGGTCATTTCTGATGCTCATAGCCCTTTTCGGCCTCGGCATCAGCAGCACCATCGGCATTTATTCAATGCTGCCCACATACCTGGTGTCCCACTTTGGTATGGATCGGGTGGGAGCCAATACCCTGGTGGCGCTCTCCCGCATATCCGCCCTCATTCTGGTCCTTATCGCCGGTTGGGCCACGGACCGGTTCGGGGCCGTTCGAACCATTAAAAGCACCCTCCTGCTTGCAGGAATGCTGACGGTGCTCCTCGGCATCACACCCCGGGGCTGGATCACATTGATCGTATTCCTGCAGCCTGCGTTTGCCGTCTGCTTCTTCCCGGGGGCCTTTGCCCTGCTTTCAATGATCGTCCCGCCCGAACACCGGAGCCTCGCTGTCTCTCTTGCCATACCGGCCGCCTTTATGTTCGGTGCCGGCATACTTCCCATGATCATCGGGATCCTCGGAGATATGGGGCATTTCACCCATGCCTTTATTGCGGCCGGCCTGTGCATCGCCTCAGGTGCCTTTCTCGCCCCCCTTATCAGAAATGTCAACCGTGAAGGATAG